The following DNA comes from Deinococcus carri.
GCGCCTCCAGATTTGCCTCCACTTCCCCAGTTCTCAGCAAATGCAGGCCAGTCAGGACGGTGCGGAAGGCGTACAGCAGGGGCTTGACGCGCGGCACCTCCTCCTTTTCCAGCAGTGCCCACTGGTTGCGGGTAAAGCCCAGGTAGTGATGGGCATGGTGCCGCGTGAGGCAGCGGGGCGCGAGGGCCACCAGTTCGGCGTGGGCGGGCGAGGTGTGAACGACCAGCGGCGAGAGCAGTTGCTCCAGCACGTAGCCGTTGCGGGTCAGGAGCAGCCGGGCGAACTTCCGCGCGTCATGGGTGACGAGGTCGAGTTCGACCTGTCCGTCGTCGCGTTCCAGGCTGTGCGTCTCCTCGGGGGCGGCCAGGCCCAGCACCTCGCGCAGGGGCAGGACATGCACGCCGCGCAGGTCCCAGTCGCTGTCGGCACTCGGAAAGCCGTAGAGATGTGCGCCGCTGACGGTGGCGAAGACGAGGGGGGAAGGGTGCGCGTATGCGGCTTCCGTGAGTTGCGGGGGAAAGGTCAGCATGGGAAGAACTCCTGCGGAGGATGCCCCGTGCCGTCCGGGGTAACGAACCGCACCTCGTGGGCCTCGCCCACCTCCGGCCATTCCAGGTTCTGGAGCTGCTGGCCCAGCACACCGGGGGGCACAGGGTCGAGGCGGGCGGCGTTGCGGGCGGGCAGTTCCCCCGCAGGCGTCCAGGCGGTAACGATGCGGGTCAGGGCACCGTAGTCGTAGCCCAGGCCCAGCACACCGGCCCGGCCGCTCCCACGCAGGTTGGTGGCGTCCCAGACCACACGCTGCCGGGAGCGCAACCCCGCCCGCACCGCCTCCCGCGCGGCCTGAAGGACCTGCCCGTTGACCGTCTGGTCGGCCACGCCGCGGCCCAGTTGCGCCCGCAGGCCGTCCAGCGACACCACCACGTCCCCGAAGT
Coding sequences within:
- a CDS encoding nucleotidyltransferase domain-containing protein, with protein sequence MLTFPPQLTEAAYAHPSPLVFATVSGAHLYGFPSADSDWDLRGVHVLPLREVLGLAAPEETHSLERDDGQVELDLVTHDARKFARLLLTRNGYVLEQLLSPLVVHTSPAHAELVALAPRCLTRHHAHHYLGFTRNQWALLEKEEVPRVKPLLYAFRTVLTGLHLLRTGEVEANLEALNVEARLPFLSELMTLKREGREGEPLPEPPAAYQPEHLRLVRELEEARHMTPLPETVAEEVTRAVSDWVVRVRLQAGG